The Colias croceus chromosome 11, ilColCroc2.1 genome has a segment encoding these proteins:
- the LOC123695727 gene encoding sucrose-6-phosphate hydrolase-like — MARLKSFLVFVFSLAAASSKCITDVDSAKVELEEYISFTIPDINPRYRLHYHVMPPVGWMNDPNGFSYHKGEFHLFYQYYPYDSVWGPMHWGHASSYDLIHWNQLPTALLPGEEQCFSGSAVSVGDTMTLMYTAHVVTDVEPYYNESQYLAFSDDGVYFHKYAGNPVLPAAPNGSPDFRDPKAWRYGNDWYVILGSKTLDQRGRVLLYKSKDLKDWEFLSVIGESQGDMGYMWECPDFFELDRKFVLLMSPQGMKPEGDRYKNTFQNGYIIGSFDYETYEFHPEIDFQEIDFGHDFYAAQTTEHNGKRYLVAWFSMWEVPHPEDVDGWSGAMTIVRELKRVGDKIIMKPLDDMIKLRHHTVMDGRLLPHKVVKLPQATELIVEANMNHKVELFLQGVDGGGMVWIRWDPVVGKVSVDRGKGDVRQVEWLPNAYSTWRIFLDASSLELFCGEGEVVFSSRVYPLGGWKLTNMSRQSLIIKAFHLKRSVPA; from the coding sequence ATGGCGCGTCTCAAAAGTTTTCTAGTCTTTGTTTTCTCCCTTGCGGCCGCTTCTTCAAAATGCATCACGGATGTGGACAGCGCAAAAGTTGAATTGGAAGAATACATATCTTTTACAATCCCTGATATAAATCCACGGTACAGGCTTCACTACCATGTCATGCCACCTGTCGGTTGGATGAACGATCCAAACGGATTTTCGTACCACAAAGGGGAATTCCATCTTTTCTATCAATACTATCCGTATGATAGTGTTTGGGGCCCTATGCATTGGGGCCATGCTTCTAGCTATGATCTCATCCATTGGAACCAACTGCCAACAGCTCTTTTGCCCGGGGAAGAGCAGTGCTTCTCTGGCAGCGCAGTTAGTGTTGGCGATACTATGACGTTGATGTACACAGCTCACGTGGTGACAGATGTGGAGCCGTACTACAATGAGAGTCAATATCTAGCATTCAGCGATGATGGAGTTTACTTCCACAAATATGCTGGTAATCCTGTTCTGCCCGCTGCACCAAATGGATCTCCCGACTTCCGAGATCCTAAAGCATGGAGATATGGAAATGATTGGTATGTTATACTCGGTAGCAAAACATTAGACCAACGCGGGAGAGTTCTGCTGTACAAGTCTAAAGATCTGAAGGATTGGGAGTTCTTATCTGTGATAGGTGAATCGCAAGGAGATATGGGATACATGTGGGAATGCCCTGATTTCTTTGAACTAGACCGtaagtttgttttattgatgTCCCCTCAGGGAATGAAGCCGGAAGGCGATCGATACAAGAATACGTTCCAGAACGGTTATATCATCGGCAGCTTTGACTATGAGACGTACGAATTCCATCCCGAAATTGATTTTCAAGAAATCGACTTTGGTCATGACTTTTACGCAGCGCAAACAACGGAACATAATGGAAAGCGGTATTTAGTGGCGTGGTTTAGCATGTGGGAAGTTCCTCATCCAGAAGACGTGGATGGTTGGTCAGGAGCTATGACAATAGTTAGAGAGCTGAAGCGAGTAggagataaaattataatgaaaccTTTGGATGATATGATCAAGTTACGACATCATACGGTTATGGACGGTCGTCTATTGCCCCATAAAGTTGTTAAGTTGCCGCAAGCCACAGAACTGATTGTTGAAGCAAACATGAATCATAAAGTAGAGCTATTTTTGCAAGGTGTTGATGGAGGTGGCATGGTGTGGATCAGATGGGATCCTGTAGTTGGAAAAGTTTCTGTGGATAGAGGAAAAGGAGACGTAAGGCAAGTGGAATGGTTACCTAACGCATACAGCACATGGAGGATCTTCTTAGATGCAAGTAGCTTGGAACTGTTTTGTGGAGAAGGAGAAGTCGTTTTCAGCAGCAGAGTCTATCCCCTTGGTGGATGGAAATTGACAAATATGAGCCGCCAATCTTTGATAATAAAAGCCTTCCATTTAAAACGCAGTGTTCCagcttaa